The Leclercia adecarboxylata region TCTGGATAAACTGGGCAGGGTGTTTGGCTTTACTCCCCCAGCCGCCCACGGCCATGACGCGGTGCAGGCCGCCCAGGCGATGATCGACGGCCAGGCAAAAGCGCTCCTCTGCCTTGGGGGCAACTTCGCGGTGGCGATGCCCGATCACGATAAAGCCTTTCCGGCGCTGAAAAGCCTCGATCTGAATGTCTGTATCGCCACCAAGCTGAACCGCACTCACCTGCTGGTCGGCAAGGAGACGTATCTGCTCCCCTGCCTCGGTCGCACGGAACTCGATATGCAGCAGAGCGGCCAGCAGTCGATCACCGTCGAAGACTCTATGTCGATGGTGCATGCCTCCAGCGGCAAGCTGAAACCCGCCTCTCCCTGGCTGCGTTCTGAACCGGCCATTGTCGCCGGGATCGCCCATGCCACGCTGCCAGACAGTAAAACCGACTGGCTGGGGCTGGTAGAAGATTACGACCGCATCCGGGATTATATTGAGCAGACCCTGCCCGGCTTTGAGAACTTCAACGCGCGCATCCGGGTGCCCGGCGGATTCCGCATGCCGCTGCCGCCGACAGAGCGCGTCTGGCCCACCGCCAGCGGCAAAGCGATGTTTTCACTGTTTGATGGCGTGGCGGAGAACAGCCCGGGCGTTGGCGATGACGTGCTGCGCCTGGTCACCTTAAGAAGCCACGACCAGTACAACACCACCATTTATGCTCTGGATGACCGCTATCGCGGGGTGTTTGGCCGTCGCGACGTGCTGTTTATGAACGAAGAGGACATGCAGCGACTGGGACTGGAGCATGGCGATCGGGTGGATATTCACACTGCCCTGCCCGGCTCAGGGCAGCGCCTGAACGACATCACCCTGGTGGCGTACAGCATCGCGCCGGGCACGGTTGCCGCCTATTACCCGGAAGCGAACGTGCTGGTTCCCCTGAATTACCTTGATAAAGAGAGCGGCACGCCGTCTTATAAATCGGTGCCCGTGCATTTAACCCTGCGTTCAAAACAGATCCGCTCCCTGTAATTTCCCGCCACGTCCTTAACCGATCCGGCGTTTCGCCCGGATCGGTTAGCCGTCTTCATATAGACAAAATAATCATTTTAGTCCACACTGAGACATAACCTTTTTACCCGATGCGGGAGTATTCCATGACCAGGCATCTTAATCCTGCCTCTGACACTCGCGGCGATCGCGACCTTATCGCCATCCGGGCGGCGATGAACATCCTCGATAAGTGGGGCTGCACACCCGAGCAGCAGCAGAACATCCTGCAGCTTTCCCGGGCGGCGCTGTACAAGTATCGTCACGGTGATACCAAATCCGCCTCCCTCAGCCACGATCAGTTAACCCGCATCAGCTACCTGCTGAACATGCACTCGGCGCTGCGCATCGTGTTCAGCAACCCCGAGAACGTGTACGGGTTTATGACCATGGCCAACCACAATGCCTACTTCAACGGTGCCACGCCGCTGTCGCTCATTGAGGGTGGAGAATTCGGCAATCTTCACGAAGTGGCGAAACGGGTGGACGTG contains the following coding sequences:
- a CDS encoding MbcA/ParS/Xre antitoxin family protein encodes the protein MTRHLNPASDTRGDRDLIAIRAAMNILDKWGCTPEQQQNILQLSRAALYKYRHGDTKSASLSHDQLTRISYLLNMHSALRIVFSNPENVYGFMTMANHNAYFNGATPLSLIEGGEFGNLHEVAKRVDVLRGGLAG